TGCGGGGGATTAAAGCGGAAACACTGCGTGAGAAACTAGAAGCCGGAACACCGGGAGTATTTACCTGCGGTGCACCCCAACTCCTGGGTCACTACTACGAACCCGCACTGGGGCAACGGATTGAGGGATTGGGTTTGTTAGATTTTGTCAGTAAACATCCTGGCCCCGATGCCCGTCGTTGCATTGGTAATGTGGTATTTGAGTTAACCGCTTCCCCCTTAGCTCAAGAGTTAGAACTGATGTTAGGGACAAAGCCTGTAGTGATTGGCTTTGAAAATCATGGGGGTCGTACCTATCTAGGCAACGTCGAACCCTTGGGTCGCGTCGTGAAAGGGTACGGGAATAATGGGGAAGACGGGATGGAAGGCGCATTCTATCGAAATGCGATCGCAACCTATTCTCATGGCCCCCTATTACCCAAGAATCCGTTTGTTGCCGATTGGCTGATTCAGACGGCACTCCGGCAGAAGTACCAAACTCCTGTGTCTTTAAAGCCACTGGATGATACTCTAGCCATGCAGGCACGGGACGCGATGTTTAAACGCCTTGCTCTTACTCCCTGAAGTTAAGAAGCCTTGCACTTTTCAAGGCAACAACAAAGCCGCTAAACTACGGAAACGGTGGTTGCTGACAAAACGCAACTTTTTTTGGGTGTCAGCAGCAGGGTCACCACCTCGAATCTCATGCCTCCACAAATGATCGAGCGCAATCTTTGCCATGATTAAGTATGGTTTGCCATAACGTAAATTCGCAACCAGGGCTATGACCGAAAAAGAAATCGATAGTAGTGCCACTGGCCTTCTTGTTCTCATCCTCCCCATCGCATTTTTAATCGTCCTGCTGTTCAAGGCTTGGCCTGTGCTGCTGGTACTGTTGCTTCTGAGTCTGACTCTAAGGATTTGGCAGCAATATCAATGGCAGCAGTTGAGCAAGCGAGTCAATCCCTACTTCAATCAATTAATTAAAGAAAACCAAGGTTGCCTGACAGCACTAGACTTGTCAATGAAGGCCAACCTATCGGGTTCAGCAGCACGGCTGTTTCTGGATAGAAAAGCTGAAGAATTTGCTGCTCAGCGCCGAGAGTATGAAGGTAAGGGTACGGTGTATTACTTTCTGACAGTGAGCGCTCTCGGCAGCCTCTTGGAGGAGAGCGAACCCCCACCTGAGCTAGAAGATGAAGATGATATTGCTACTCTAACCCCAGAATTACCAGCCCCACAACTGATTGAAACGCTGACGCAGAAAGCTCCGCACCCTTCTCATGTTCACAGCGAGTCTTCTATCGGTGAGCGACAAGAGCTTTCTGAACCCCCCATCGCCGAAGAATCCATTTCATCTGTTGAGGTATCCTCAACGGATCAGGTTGAAGTCGATAAAGAAGAATCCGTCTCACCTGTTGAACTAGCCACACCAGAAGAATCCGTCTCATCTGTTGAACTAGCTACGACAGAAGAATCCGTCTCACCTGTTGAACTAGCTACGACAGAAGAATCCGTCTCACCTGTTGAACTAGCTACGACAGAAGAATCCGTCTCATCTGTTGAACTAGCTACGACAGAAGAATCCGTCTCATCTGTTGAACTAGCTACGACAGAAGAATCCGTCTCATCTGTTGAACTAGCTACGACAGAAGAATCCGTCTCATCTGTTGAACTAGCTACGACAGAAGAATCCGTCTCATCTGTTGAACTAGCTACGACAGAAGAATCCGTCTCATCTGTTGAACTAGCTACGACAGAAGAATCCGTCTCATCTGTTGAACTAGCCACGCCAGATCAGGTTGAAACCGACCTCGAACCCTTGAAACAACCACAGTCCGAATCAACGGAATTACTCAAGGAAAAAGAACACTTATACCAAGATGCACCGCCTCAAAACCAGGAAGTTTATAAAGCTCTCATCCAAGCCGAACTAGCAAAGCGGTTGGACGTTCATTCCAGTACGGTCGGGAAACGCAAATCGGACGAAGACTTCCCCGAATGGAGTCAAAGCCGAGATCCAGAGGGAATTGCCTGGGAATACAACCCAGAGGCTAAAGAGTTTGTGCCCATAGAGAAGATTTCATAATCAGAGCCCTAAAGCACTACTGTCAAGCAAGGCTAAGAGAAACATTGTGCAGATAATTTAGGGTGTCATTCTCTTGCTTCCCTACTCGACGGGACATAAGAGGTCATGCCAATTCCGGGCTGACTACCCCTTTTTTCATTTAGTCCCCGTTAGCGAAGCGAACCGAAAGCTAGGCGGACTGTGTTGGTGTAGGTGCTACTTTCCGGATACTCTTGGTCAATTGACGAGGGGGCTGACCCCTCCCTGCTTCGGGGAGGGGCTTTTATCGAACTTTTAATGAATACATATTAAGGATTGACATCTATCCAAAGATAGAAATTTATAATAAACCCTAAAGTGATATAGAGCAATACGATTTATATAGTTTCTGTTCTGTGTCGGGCAATAATGAAAAGACTCGTAATTGGATATTTATCCCAGTTGGTTTAGGGTTTTTGCTCGTCATCGTGTTAGTACTGGGTATCTTTTTTCGATTTGTCAACCTTAACCAGAAAGTCTACTGGTTTGATGAGATTCCTCGAAGGGAGAGGGAAATTCACAAATTACACTCACTGATTTTCTATTGTGAACAGAAGAGAATTCTTGCAACTGACAGCAGGCAGCTTCATGGGGAATATAGCCTTGAGCAACCAGATTTCCCATACACTAGCTTCAATCAATCAGAAGACCCACCTAACAAGACCCGTTGAAGCGAAATTCATCTGGTATGATGCTATAGGCTCAGGACGTAACTTATACGGTCTTTTCCGTAAATCGCTTCAAATTCAAGGAAAAGTTAAAGCCGCTGTTTTCAGCGTGTTTGCTGATACAGCCTACCAGCTTTTTGTTAATGGCGAATTTGTTGAATTCGGGCCTGTCCGCTTCGATCCGAGATTTCCTCTGTACGATACCCACGATCTCAGTAAATATCTACAGTCTGGAAAAAACGTTATTGCTGTCCGAGTCAATTACTTCGGTCTCAAAACATATAAATCTATTCCGGCTCGAGCTGGATGGATTGGTTGGGGTACTGTCGAGTCAGACGCCAGTAAACCTATATCACTGCATACCAAGGAAGGGTTATGGCGTAGCAAGCCTGACAAAGCACGTTGGCGTTACGCTTCCAAAACAAGTTTCGCCTTAAACGCTGCCGACCT
The Microcoleus sp. AS-A8 genome window above contains:
- a CDS encoding type 1 glutamine amidotransferase → MELTIGWLYPTLMSTYGDRGNVICLKQRAQWRGINVQVMPLDQQTPAETMHQVDIFMGGGAQDRQQEIVMRDLRGIKAETLREKLEAGTPGVFTCGAPQLLGHYYEPALGQRIEGLGLLDFVSKHPGPDARRCIGNVVFELTASPLAQELELMLGTKPVVIGFENHGGRTYLGNVEPLGRVVKGYGNNGEDGMEGAFYRNAIATYSHGPLLPKNPFVADWLIQTALRQKYQTPVSLKPLDDTLAMQARDAMFKRLALTP